The Oncorhynchus tshawytscha isolate Ot180627B linkage group LG05, Otsh_v2.0, whole genome shotgun sequence genome includes a window with the following:
- the chaf1a gene encoding chromatin assembly factor 1 subunit A, whose product MVLCYCNAFPHKDIKSEGSSRMVMLAAAEDPSVDGHLASTPRRGGMDGKVKSSNANKKLVQARLPFKRLNPEPKEISEPKRTCTLSRPGLSDGENESDCSPLPVRHGPALVNGRGPLDGFMSRSTQASPAKSIVIDLTEDSNSTDLLKQQPATPVVASCPPTQNSHLSKTLSAVTATKTDHTAMTEPIDYKLRDEQKDGEEKKDRGDTASISQLDTTQGSDTEEEEEDEEQEEADMSSHGNESMLSPSSTSSLSAAESSPEAAKTENTPTVTEPNTTPKIEQKTVKRRSLKSLQEQEERLHQRKERERQREEAKDAKEKKKEEARKLKEEREKERKEKKEKEEREKRDKKEKEEKEKAEKLRAKEEQRKSKQEAKLEEKRKKEEEKRLKEEKDRLKAEKAEITRFLQKPKTPQQATKTLASACEKFAPFEIKEHMCLAPLTRVQCAEAVLEELDRYLAKPDGSLDGLSDWTKNKPRRSGQTKPRSTYPMRECMAMVEGPKPDGVPDRQHYGRMKLLQFRENYRPAYWGTWRKNSPHISPRCPLRQDKDLLDYEVDSDEEWEEEEPGESLSHSEGEDNDNDGGENDDDDEDGFFVPHGYLSDGEGALEEEEGGDPEKQKVRQKLKAREWDELMAKKKVKVLEAVVRGCVWEGQGPHLELLQQFAVCLLEPLPKPESSTPEDNTQKLQEDEQLLFQLLPLLHGNVNSNKVIITEFQEFCRQQSTSPISSPQNSGDNIPTRVRLKRLIKGNAVYEKRSAFRRCCWYVKSDVLARFIQEALPVPCQWNYLTSGTHVPREEAPAATGSQGNSPTTPQASHTPSSNKRKSAGSMSITKFMKKAANPEQVEAMKTDGFQADTEEDEDEADCVIISTQKGSSRKDTSPKENESTEQMEVTPSDTAALFLPRATPTLA is encoded by the exons ATGGTTTTGTGTTATTGCAACGCTTTTCCGCACAAGGATATCAAAAGTGAGGGAAGTTCTCGGATGGTGATGCTGGCGGCGGCGGAAGATCCATCCGTGGACGGGCATTTAGCATCCACTCCACGGAGGGGAG GTATGGATGGCAAAGTCAAATCCAGCAATGCTAACAAGAAGCTTGTTCAGG CTCGTCTTCCATTCAAACGTCTAAACCCAGAGCCCAAGGAGATCAGTGAGCCCAAAAGGACCTGCACCCTTTCCCGGCCTGGGCTCTCAGATGGGGAGAATGAATCCGATTGCTCCCCCCTACCTGTGCGCCATGGACCGGCCCTAGTTAACGGCCGTGGCCCCCTGGATGGATTCATGAGTCGCAGTACCCAAGCGTCCCCTGCCAAAAGCATAGTTATTGATCTCACTGAGGACTCCAATTCAACTGACCTTTTAAAGCAGCAACCTGCGACACCCGTTGTTGCCTCGTGTCCTCCGACACAAAACAGCCACCTGAGCAAAACCCTAAGTGCTGTAACAGCCACCAAAACAGATCACACTGCCATGACAGAGCCCATAGATTACAAGCTGAGGGATGAACAgaaggatggggaggagaagaaggacagGGGGGACACTGCATCCATCTCACAGCTAGACACCACACAGGGTTCTGAcacagaagaagaggaggaggatgaagaacaAGAGGAGGCTGATATGTCCAGTCATGGGAATGAGTCCATGCTTTCTCCTTCATCCACCAGCTCTCTGTCAGCGGCCGAGAGCTCCCCAGAGGCTGCTAAGACAGAGAACACTCCTACTGTCACA GAGCCAAATACCACCCCTAAAATAGAGCAGAAAACTGTGAAAAGAAGATCTTTAAAG AGTTTGCAGGAGCAAGAGGAGAGGCTACACCAGCgcaaagagagagagcggcagcGAGAGGAGGCTAAAGACgctaaagagaagaagaaagaggaagCTCGCAAACTGAAGGAGGAGCgggagaaggaaagaaaggagaaaaaagagaaagaagagcGTGAAAAAAGAGAtaaaaaggagaaagaggaaaaggaaaaagcAGAGAAATTAAGAGCGAAAGAGGAGCAACGCAAATCGAAGCAAGA GGCAAAActtgaagaaaagagaaagaaagaggaggaaaaACGGTTGAAAGAAGAGAAGGAT AGGCTCAAAGCAGAGAAAGCCGAGATCACACGATTTCTACAGAAACCCAAGACTCCCCAGCAGGCCACAAAG ACCCTTGCGTCTGCTTGTGAAAAGTTTGCCCCGTTTGAGATAAAGGAGCACATGTGTCTGGCGCCGCTGACCCGAGTCCAATGTGCGGAGGCGGTCCTGGAGGAACTGGACAGGTATCTGGCTAAACCTGATGGAAGCCTGGATGGCCTGAGTGACTGGACCAAAAATAAGCCCCGCAGATCAGGCCAGACCAAGCCCAGAAGCACATACCCTATGAG GGAGTGTATGGCGATGGTGGAGGGACCCAAACCGGATGGTGTGCCTGACAGGCAGCACTACGGCCGCATGAAGCTCCTTCAGTTCCGTGAGAACTACCGGCCTGCCTACTGGGGCACGTGGAGAAAAAACAGCCCCCACATCTCCCCTCGCTGCCCTCTCAGACAGGATAAG GACCTGTTGGATTATGAGGTggacagtgatgaggagtgggaggaagaggagccAGGAGAGTCCCTGTCACACAGTGAAGGG GAGGATAATGATAATGATGGAGGGGAaaatgatgacgatgatgaggaTGGTTTCTTCGTACCACATGGATACCTATCAGACGGGGAGGGGGCCTTGGAGGAAGAG GAGGGTGGCGACCCAGAGAAGCAGAAGGTGCGTCAGAAGCTGAAGGCCCGGGAGTGGGATGAGCTGATGGCCAAGAAGAAGGTGAAGGTGCTAGAGGCTGTGGTGAGAGGCTGTGTGTGGGAGGGACAGGGTCCCCATCTGGAGCTCTTGCAGCAGTTTGCGGTGTGCCTGCTGGAACCCCTGCCCAAGCCAGAGTCCTCCACCCCAGAGGACAACACACAGAAACTACAAGAAGATGAGCAGC TGCTATTCCAGTTGTTGCCCCTGCTACATGGAAATGTGAACAGTAATAAGGTGATCATCACAGAGTTCCAGGAGTTTTGTCGCCAGCAGTCGACCTCGCCCATCTCCAGCCCTCAGAACTCAGGAGACAACATCCCCACCAG GGTCCGTCTAAAGCGCCTTATCAAGGGGAATGCTGTGTATGAGAAGCGCTCAGCCTTCAGACGCTGCTGCTGGTACGTCAAATCAGACGTCCTGGCTCGCTTCATCCAGGAGGCCCTCCCTGTACCCTGCCAGTGGAACTACCTCACCTCAGGGACCCATGTGCCCCGTGAAGAGGCCCCAGCGGCCACAGGCTCACAGGGCAACTCCCCAACCACCCCCCAGGCCTCCCACACGCCATCCTCCAACAAGAGGAAGAGTGCCGGCAGCATGTCCATCACCAAGTTCATGAAGAAGGCTGCCAACCCTGAGCAG GTGGAGGCGATGAAGACAGATGGGTTCCAGGCAGACAcagaggaagatgaggatgaaGCAGACTGCGTCATAATCAGCACACAGAAAG GATCTTCCAGAAAAGATACCTCCCCCAAAGAGAACGAGAGCACAGAACAAATGGAGGTGACCCCCTCTGACACAGCTGCGCTCTTCTTGCCTCGGGCCACTCCCACCCTGGCCTAA
- the LOC112250903 gene encoding semaphorin-4E, with product MSPLSALGVFCGLFLPLSLSEYNTHNCIPRKSVLYQDNMKLFREEGICNYSTMLVREDLGLLLLGAREAVYALDINDISIKKSWVYWRVTKEKQMECTYKGKHAEIECRNYIRTLHKVDDGRMYVCGTNAFSPTCDYMTYSEGQLRLEEAQEEGKGKCPFDPFQRYSSIMVGNDLYSATSINFLGSEPVVLRSSSSALRTEFKSSWLNEPNFVYMDLVPESNNNPEGDDDKVYLFFSENAMEYDFYNKLMVSRVARVCKGDMGGQRTLQRKWTSFLKARLDCSLPESSLPSIVQDVFLLKNDDWSKSVFYAVFTPQSSLSDMSAVCAYSVSAIGDVFNKGKFKTPVTVETSHVKWVMYSGEVPTPRPGACINNAARALGMERSLDLPDKTLQFIRDRPLMDEAVRPLTGGPLLVKKGAMFTRLVVDNVLALDGERYAVMFIGTENGYVQKAVNYAGEMFIIEEIQLYQTPEAIRTLRLSSSTGQLYAGSDFGAVQIPLSDCGRYELCLDCVLGRDPYCGWDLSTGICSAVASSSSDTNMIQSLKDGDISKCPKSETVKPENYTLVPGNNIKLPCHPASNLAQVHWLFLGQQLHADAKYYIYNGGILILNASASDAGQYTCESVEQVKSRPHTRTMAVYQLRPHTNAEGEEEEETTTESPHSHNTPLPEVPQTLEPPLPPESWSVDSRVVGLQVAVALLSLMLLGLVAWNLYKRSFRNRSSENSGVGQVKRLSVDYIQNRTSVIKLLGPTPSHNANNNHHAVIAFKGNGEHHFSPGGNISTMDGLGYIDNESEI from the exons atgtctcctctctctgctctgggtGTTTTCTGTGGATtgttccttcctctgtctctcagtgaATACAACACTCACAACTGTATCCCACGGAAGAGTGTCCTTTACCAGG ACAATATGAAGCTGTTCAGAGAGGAAGGGATTTGTAACTACTCCACCATGTTGGTTCGAGAGGATTTGGGCCTGCTGCTACTCGGGGCTCGAGAGGCTGTCTATGCCCTGGACATCAATGATATTTCCATCAAGAAGTCATGG GTATACTGGCGGGTCACCAAGGAGAAACAGATGGAGTGCACATACAAAGGGAAACATGCTGAA ATCGAATGCCGTAACTACATCCGGACGCTGCATAAAGTGGATGATGGCAGAATGTATGTGTGCGGGACAAATGCTTTCAGCCCCACCTGTGATTACATG ACGTATTCTGAAGGACAGCTGAGACTAGAGGAAGCGCAGGAGGAGGGAAAAGGGAAATGCCCCTTTGACCCCTTCCAGAGATACTCATCCATCATGGTCG GAAATGACCTGTACTCTGCTACCTCAATCAACTTCCTGGGCTCTGAGCCTGTTGTTCTCCGCAGCTCTTCCTCTGCTCTCCGCACCGAGTTCAAGAGCTCCTGGCTCAACG AACCCAACTTTGTGTACATGGACCTTGTCCCCGAGAGCAATAACAACCCAGAGGGCGATGATGATAAGGTCTACCTGTTCTTCAGCGAGAACGCCATGGAGTATGACTTCTACAACAAGCTCATGGTGTCACGAGTGGCTCGTGTATGCAAG GGGGATATGGGCGGCCAGCGGACGCTCCAGAGGAAGTGGACGTCGTTCCTGAAGGCTCGTCTGGACTGCTCTCTGCCAGAGTCCAGCCTGCCCTCCATTGTACAGGATGTCTTCCTACTCAAAAATGATGACTGGAGCAAAAGTGTTTTCTACGCGGTGTTCACTCCCCAGTC GAGCTTGTCCGACATGTCTGCAGTGTGTGCGTACAGTGTGTCAGCTATCGGAGACGTGTTCAATAAGGGGAAGTTTAAGACACCAGTGACTGTGGAGACGTCCCATGTGAAGTGGGTAATGTACAGTGGAGAGGTGCCCACCCCCAGACCTGGAGCC TGCATTAACAATGCAGCACGGGCCCTTGGGATGGAGCGCTCCCTGGACCTGCCAGACAAGACCCTGCAGTTCATCAGGGACCGGCCCCTCATGGACGAGGCCGTGCGCCCTCTGACCGGGGGTCCGCTGCTGGTCAAAAAAGGTGCCATGTTCACGCGCCTGGTGGTGGACAATGTGCTAGCtctggatggagagagatacgCAGTCATGTTCATCGGCACAG AGAACGGCTATGTGCAGAAGGCAGTGAACTATGCTGGGGAGATGTTCATCATTGAGGAAATACAGCTGTACCAGACCCCAGAGGCTATCAGGACGCTACGCCTCTCCTCCAGCACG GGTCAGTTGTATGCAGGCTCAGATTTTGGAGCAGTGCAGATACCTCTGAGTGACTGTGGCCGCTATGAGTTGTGTCTGGACTGTGTCTTGGGCAGAGACCCTTACTGTGGATGGGACCTCTCCACTGGCATCTGCTCTGCTGTGGCCAGTTCATCCTCTGACAC GAACATGATTCAAAGTCTAAAAGATGGTGATATATCAAAATGTCCAAAATCAG AGACTGTGAAACCAGAGAACTACACCTTAGTCCCTGGGAACAACATCAAGCTGCCGTGCCATCCTGCCTCCAACCTGGCACAGGTACACTGGCTCTTCTTAGGGCAACAGCTGCATGCTGACGCTAAGTATTACATCTACAACGGAGGAATCCTTATTCTTAATGCCTCTGCCTCCGACGCGGGCCAGTACACCTGTGAGTCTGTAGAGCAGGTGAAAAGCAGACCACACACCAGGACTATGGCAGTCTATCAACTGCGGCCCCACACTAAtgcagagggtgaggaggaggaggagacgacgACAGAGTCCCCCCATAGCCACAATACCCCACTACCAGAGGTGCCACAGACTTTGGAGCCCCCGCTCCCTCCTGAGTCATGGAGTGTAGACAGCAGGGTGGTAGGCCTGCAGGTGGCGGTAGCGCTCCTCTCTCTGATGCTGCTTGGTCTAGTAGCCTGGAATCTATATAAAAGGAGCTTTAGAAACAGATCTTCAGAGAACTCCGGTGTGGGCCAGGTGAAAAGGCTGTCAGTTGACTACATTCAAAATAGGACTTCAGTGATTAAGTTGCTGGGACCTACACCCAGTCATAACGCAAACAATAACCATCACGCGGTCATAGCTTTCAAAGGGAATGGGGAGCACCACTTTTCTCCGGGAGGCAATATTTCCACTATGGATGGGTTGGGTTACATTGACAACGAGTCAGAGATCTGA
- the LOC112250902 gene encoding secretory carrier-associated membrane protein 4, which translates to MTERVNNFPLLPKFLRIKPCFYQNVEEEIPAPHRQLVRRVYNLWMLYSVTLCVNVVSCIAWWAGGGSAANFGLSLLWLLLFSPCSYTCWFRPLYKAFRADSSFNFMAFFFIFFLQCVFTLIQTVGISGWGACGWIATVLFFSYNVGSAVVMLFSALLFTLVTVLMGLVLIRVHGMYRGGGGSFERAQEEWTTGLWKSAPVREAGLNAINETGPSLPQYPAVPSYPDNGPW; encoded by the exons ATGACAG AGCGGGTCAACAACTTCCCACTGCTGCCTAAGTTCCTGCGAATCAAGCCCTGCTTTTACcagaatgtggaggaggagatccCAGCCCCGCACCGACAGCTGGTGCGCAGGGTCTACAACCTCTGGATGT TGTATTCAGTCACACTGTGTGTGAACGTGGTGTCATGCATAGCTTGGTGGGCAGGAGGGGGAAGTGCAGCAAATTTTGGCCTTTCCCTGCTCTGGCTTCTTCTCTTCAGTCCGTGCAGCTACACATGCTGGTTTAGACCTCTCTACAAGGCCTTTCG AGCTGACAGTTCCTTCAACTTCATGGCCTTTTTCTTCATCTTCTTCCTCCAGTGTGTTTTCACTCTCATTCAGACTGTGGGCATCTCTGGTTGGGGTGCTTG TGGTTGGATCGCGACAGTGCTGTTTTTCAGCTACAACGTGGGTTCTGCTGTAGTCATGCTATTCTCAGCTCTGCTCTTTACTCTGGTGACTGTGTTGATGGGATTGGTTCTCATCAGG GTTCATGGGATGTACCGTGGCGGAGGGGGCAGCTTTGAGCGTGCACAGGAAGAGTGGACCACTGGACTCTGGAAGAGTGCCCCTGTGAGAGAGGCCGGCTTAAATGCTATCAATGAAACTGGCCCAAGCCTACCCCAATACCCCGCTGTGCCAAGCTACCCAGACAATGGCCCCTGGTAA